One genomic window of Paenibacillus xylanilyticus includes the following:
- a CDS encoding chemotaxis protein CheX: protein MKAEVINPFLESARNVFEQLIQVSPSTGSLGVKNVEYIADHVWIVIGMTGQLSGNIVFGIQEQVALRIVSAMMGGFVITEMDEMSKSAISELGNMISGNASTILSNQGVVVDITPPQVLKSEHLTEFNATKALSIPLLMDGIGEMDIQVMIS from the coding sequence GTGAAAGCGGAAGTAATTAATCCTTTCCTGGAATCCGCACGCAACGTATTCGAACAACTCATCCAGGTTTCGCCTTCCACCGGGAGTCTTGGCGTGAAGAACGTAGAGTACATAGCAGACCATGTTTGGATCGTGATCGGAATGACCGGCCAGCTGAGCGGAAACATTGTTTTCGGAATTCAGGAACAAGTTGCACTGCGAATTGTCTCCGCCATGATGGGCGGTTTTGTAATTACCGAAATGGATGAAATGAGTAAAAGCGCCATCTCGGAACTGGGCAACATGATTAGCGGCAATGCGAGCACGATCCTGTCCAACCAGGGTGTCGTGGTGGACATCACGCCTCCGCAAGTGTTGAAGTCCGAACATCTGACTGAATTTAATGCAACAAAGGCATTGAGCATTCCACTGTTGATGGACGGAATTGGCGAGATGGATATTCAGGTCATGATCTCGTAG
- a CDS encoding DEAD/DEAH box helicase: MTNETFASIGVAQDLEAILASHGINEPSPVQAQTIPVILEGRDVVAKSQTGTGKTLAYLLPLLQSIKSDVKGTQKLIIAPTQELAMQIVREAQRYGEGRSIGVLGLIGGAAVKRQIEKLREHPELVVGTPGRLKELITLKKLKMHNVSTIVIDEADQVFQLGGVSDVEFVLRSALRDRQLIFLSATIDEHTAGLAKREMKEPVQIGIEPDRATAAGLEHYYFVEETRNKIDMLRRLVRQYNPDRAIVFVNATEDIGEVEAKMNHLGLSAAALYGDADKVTRSNVLAAFRNGKIQLLIASEVAARGLDIEGLPMVINYDPAFDSEHYVHRAGRTGRMGRSGIVLSIVDETQIFIMRKFARELGIELPERVLFGGKVLEADPRPDTRPEGHSFSRKPGPSRDRKPGQAGRNGGARAAVSNQRTADSKPARNAGRTERDQDRKNKGAPKWSKGNTPRSEE, encoded by the coding sequence ATGACGAATGAAACATTTGCTTCAATAGGCGTGGCACAGGATCTGGAGGCGATACTCGCTTCGCACGGGATTAACGAACCTTCTCCGGTACAGGCCCAGACCATACCCGTTATTTTGGAAGGCCGCGATGTGGTTGCGAAATCCCAGACGGGCACAGGCAAAACGCTTGCTTATCTTCTGCCACTGCTGCAATCCATCAAAAGTGATGTCAAAGGTACGCAAAAGCTGATTATCGCGCCTACCCAAGAACTGGCGATGCAGATCGTGCGTGAAGCACAGCGATATGGAGAGGGACGCAGCATCGGCGTACTTGGCCTCATAGGAGGCGCAGCTGTCAAACGCCAGATCGAGAAATTGCGTGAGCATCCCGAACTGGTTGTGGGCACGCCTGGACGACTGAAAGAACTGATTACGCTGAAAAAGCTGAAAATGCACAACGTGTCCACGATTGTCATTGATGAAGCTGACCAGGTATTCCAGCTGGGTGGCGTGAGTGATGTGGAGTTTGTGCTTCGCAGTGCACTGCGGGACCGTCAGCTGATTTTCCTGTCTGCGACCATTGATGAGCATACTGCTGGACTTGCCAAGCGTGAGATGAAGGAACCTGTTCAGATCGGAATTGAACCGGACCGAGCAACGGCTGCGGGACTGGAGCATTATTATTTTGTGGAAGAGACCCGCAACAAAATCGATATGCTGCGTCGTCTGGTGAGACAGTATAACCCTGATCGTGCCATTGTGTTTGTGAACGCTACAGAAGACATCGGCGAGGTAGAGGCCAAAATGAACCATCTGGGCCTGTCTGCGGCTGCATTGTACGGTGATGCGGACAAGGTAACGCGGAGCAACGTACTTGCTGCGTTTCGCAATGGCAAAATCCAATTGCTGATTGCCAGCGAAGTTGCGGCAAGAGGATTGGATATTGAAGGTTTGCCAATGGTCATCAACTATGACCCTGCTTTTGACTCGGAGCACTATGTTCACCGTGCGGGACGCACAGGACGCATGGGACGCAGCGGGATTGTACTGTCCATCGTGGATGAAACGCAAATCTTCATCATGCGCAAATTCGCGCGTGAACTTGGCATTGAATTGCCGGAACGCGTGTTGTTCGGCGGCAAAGTACTTGAAGCTGATCCACGTCCGGACACCCGGCCTGAAGGTCATTCTTTCTCGAGAAAACCGGGACCGTCCCGAGATCGCAAGCCAGGTCAGGCAGGCCGTAACGGAGGAGCAAGAGCTGCTGTGTCGAATCAGCGTACAGCAGACAGCAAGCCTGCTCGCAATGCTGGAAGAACAGAGCGGGATCAGGATCGTAAAAATAAGGGTGCACCCAAATGGAGCAAGGGAAACACACCGCGTTCCGAAGAATAA
- a CDS encoding GNAT family N-acetyltransferase, which translates to MLTRKMLGQGLPVLWTDRLLLRSLRQSDFSTLSELFSDPQVIQYVNRGGQPTPIRARRLLNQIRSSSSKLDSLHYGICWKGREQIIGITSFQHWNEHSGTAQIGYILNRSCWGMGVATEAVQRLLNFGFTELNLQKVEARCYEANVSSERVLRKSGMSYERTLPSFGWSQEDGQTQDTLLDVKVYALYREEHVRLQKDKSLQT; encoded by the coding sequence ATGCTGACCCGAAAAATGCTGGGCCAAGGACTTCCTGTGTTATGGACAGACCGACTGCTGCTTCGATCTTTGCGTCAGAGTGATTTCAGCACATTATCGGAACTGTTTTCCGATCCGCAAGTCATTCAATATGTGAATAGGGGAGGCCAACCAACGCCAATTCGTGCCCGGCGACTCCTGAATCAGATCCGGAGCAGCAGTTCGAAGCTGGATTCGCTGCATTACGGCATCTGCTGGAAAGGCAGGGAGCAGATCATCGGCATCACGTCTTTTCAGCACTGGAATGAGCATAGCGGCACTGCCCAGATTGGCTATATTCTGAACAGATCCTGCTGGGGTATGGGCGTTGCAACCGAAGCGGTACAGCGTCTGCTGAATTTTGGTTTTACGGAGCTGAACCTTCAAAAAGTGGAAGCGCGCTGCTACGAAGCCAATGTATCATCCGAACGGGTGCTTCGCAAAAGCGGGATGTCATACGAACGCACTCTTCCTTCATTTGGATGGAGTCAAGAGGATGGTCAGACACAAGACACTCTGCTCGACGTCAAAGTCTATGCTTTATATCGGGAAGAGCATGTGCGATTACAAAAGGATAAAAGCCTGCAAACCTAG
- a CDS encoding ABC transporter permease, with amino-acid sequence MDLKLLWKQRRTGFWNGILPYVGYVIQSGVAMVFLFLVIAFSAWYTSFVQNIPAGFPIRWIALLLLAPLVLFSSYRTYLHPADIVFLRPQEYRMQEYLKNSFARGIIYKSLGMLLVFVTLWPLYVRADQDARPFGWFIVLLLLWKGLASYGAWQELRMVQTGAARGYRLLRWALSILAIAAWLWQPPLRSVWFLLLLAVLYVVALRIPVKHRVAWERLIQVEQGQAGRVMRTLGWFVDVPSSGQKVSTRRWLSKWGSGLPWNAGKAYRYLITKTFIRTEVFTIVLRLIVLGMLLSWWTAGSYFGVGVYLFFLLLVGVQLGALRRSHGESFWIMIYPISAESRRSQVLGFIFNLHAIAALLMWLPMWAAGISGLSVTGIALVLGALVIYLMRRSQANKWLKEEEDE; translated from the coding sequence ATGGACCTCAAGCTGTTATGGAAGCAAAGACGCACGGGATTCTGGAACGGAATTCTTCCTTATGTGGGCTATGTCATACAGAGTGGCGTGGCCATGGTCTTTCTCTTTCTCGTCATTGCATTTTCTGCCTGGTACACCTCATTTGTACAAAACATTCCTGCAGGATTTCCGATTCGCTGGATTGCCTTGCTGCTGCTGGCACCGCTAGTCCTGTTCAGCAGTTATCGTACATATCTGCATCCTGCCGATATCGTATTTCTGAGACCGCAGGAGTACCGGATGCAGGAGTACCTGAAGAACAGTTTTGCCCGGGGAATCATCTACAAAAGTCTCGGCATGCTGCTCGTATTTGTTACGCTGTGGCCTCTCTATGTGCGGGCAGACCAGGATGCACGGCCGTTTGGCTGGTTTATCGTGCTTTTGCTCCTCTGGAAAGGACTGGCGAGCTACGGTGCCTGGCAGGAGCTGCGAATGGTTCAGACCGGGGCGGCCAGAGGCTATCGATTGCTGCGCTGGGCACTGTCTATACTGGCGATTGCCGCTTGGTTGTGGCAGCCTCCACTGCGTAGTGTCTGGTTCCTGCTGCTGTTGGCGGTCCTCTATGTGGTCGCACTGCGCATTCCGGTGAAGCACCGGGTAGCGTGGGAACGTCTGATTCAGGTGGAGCAGGGCCAGGCCGGCCGGGTCATGCGGACACTAGGCTGGTTCGTGGATGTACCATCCTCCGGCCAGAAAGTAAGCACTCGCCGCTGGCTCAGTAAATGGGGAAGCGGGCTACCCTGGAATGCAGGGAAAGCCTATCGCTATCTCATTACCAAAACATTCATTCGAACCGAAGTGTTCACGATTGTGCTGCGATTGATCGTACTGGGCATGCTGCTCAGCTGGTGGACAGCGGGAAGTTACTTTGGCGTAGGTGTATATCTGTTCTTCCTTCTGCTGGTTGGTGTTCAGCTTGGCGCATTACGCCGCAGTCATGGTGAATCCTTCTGGATCATGATCTATCCCATCTCTGCAGAGAGCCGCCGTTCCCAGGTGCTCGGCTTCATCTTCAATCTGCATGCTATTGCGGCTCTATTGATGTGGCTTCCGATGTGGGCTGCAGGAATAAGTGGGTTGAGTGTTACGGGAATAGCGCTGGTGCTTGGCGCGCTGGTGATCTACCTCATGAGGCGTTCACAGGCCAACAAATGGTTGAAGGAAGAAGAAGACGAGTGA
- a CDS encoding ABC transporter ATP-binding protein: MDNGQTPVLKISGLSGGYSAKRPVLHGIDLEVGRGEMVGLIGLNGAGKSTTMKHILGLMTPQQGEVRVMGKKRDEDAQIYQSAMAFVPESPELYDEMTVMEHLEFTARAYGVSEADFKHRTEKLLDLFRMREKSTSLSTHLSKGMRQKVMIMCAFVAGPPLYIIDEPFLGLDPLGIRSLLDFMLEMKASGSSILLSSHILSTIENYCDRFVVLHRGQVIAHGTLNELRTQFGDSDAALEHMFYSLVQGRD, translated from the coding sequence ATGGATAACGGACAAACGCCCGTACTTAAAATCAGCGGGCTAAGCGGAGGATATAGTGCCAAACGGCCGGTTCTCCACGGTATCGATCTCGAAGTTGGACGCGGAGAGATGGTCGGACTGATCGGATTAAACGGTGCCGGAAAAAGTACAACAATGAAACATATTTTAGGCTTAATGACTCCCCAGCAGGGGGAGGTTCGGGTCATGGGCAAGAAGCGAGACGAGGACGCGCAGATCTATCAGTCGGCGATGGCATTTGTGCCGGAGTCACCCGAATTGTATGACGAGATGACGGTAATGGAGCATCTGGAGTTCACAGCCAGAGCATATGGCGTATCTGAAGCGGATTTCAAACACCGTACGGAGAAATTGCTGGACCTGTTCCGCATGAGGGAAAAAAGCACAAGCCTGTCGACCCATCTGTCCAAAGGGATGCGGCAGAAGGTAATGATCATGTGTGCTTTTGTTGCAGGGCCCCCGCTCTACATTATTGATGAACCGTTCCTCGGGCTCGACCCGCTCGGAATTCGTTCTTTGCTGGATTTCATGCTGGAAATGAAGGCATCCGGATCATCGATATTGTTAAGTTCGCACATTCTGTCCACGATTGAAAACTATTGCGATCGCTTTGTTGTATTGCATCGGGGTCAGGTTATCGCTCATGGAACATTGAATGAGCTGCGCACCCAGTTCGGAGATTCGGATGCAGCGCTGGAGCACATGTTCTATTCTCTTGTGCAGGGCAGGGATTAA
- a CDS encoding aminotransferase class I/II-fold pyridoxal phosphate-dependent enzyme, translated as MNPLAEQLNESIQAGSSHVYSMLSQLGKEIYFPKEGILSQSAEAASLAKTYNATIGIALEGGVPMHLPVIQEKLSAFQPKDLYPYAPPAGKPELRTVWRDKMLKETPSLEGKTFGNPIVTNALTHGLSIVADLFVEEGDAVIYPDKNWENYELTFGIRRHGQLVHYPLFDEQLNFNSQGLLEALLAQKGKGKAIVLLNFPNNPTGYTPGGQEADAIVDTIRQAAEAGVDVIAVTDDAYFGLFFEDSIHESLFGKLANIHPRVLTVKVDGATKEEFVWGFRVGFITYAHENAAVLHALEQKTLGIIRATISSGPHPSQTFVLDALKAPEFEAQKQEKFEIMKGRANKVKAILDSGKYGEVWDYYPFNSGYFMCLKLKDVDAETLRSHLLHKYGVGTIALGEADLRIAFSCIEESGLEDLFDTIYRGITDLKQD; from the coding sequence ATGAATCCACTGGCTGAACAGTTGAACGAAAGTATTCAGGCAGGCAGCAGTCACGTCTACTCCATGCTGTCGCAGCTCGGCAAAGAGATCTATTTCCCAAAAGAAGGTATCCTGAGTCAGTCTGCTGAAGCAGCAAGCCTGGCCAAGACCTATAATGCTACGATTGGTATTGCTCTGGAGGGCGGTGTGCCGATGCATCTTCCGGTTATTCAGGAGAAGCTGTCTGCATTCCAACCGAAGGACCTCTATCCTTACGCTCCGCCTGCGGGTAAGCCTGAACTGCGGACGGTATGGAGAGACAAGATGCTGAAGGAGACCCCTTCACTTGAAGGCAAAACGTTTGGCAACCCTATTGTTACCAATGCATTGACTCATGGACTTAGTATTGTAGCCGATCTCTTCGTTGAAGAAGGGGACGCTGTTATATATCCGGATAAAAACTGGGAAAATTACGAGCTGACTTTCGGAATTCGTCGTCATGGCCAGCTGGTTCATTATCCCCTGTTCGATGAGCAACTGAACTTTAATAGTCAGGGACTGCTTGAAGCACTGCTTGCACAGAAGGGCAAAGGCAAAGCCATCGTGCTGCTCAACTTCCCGAACAATCCAACAGGCTACACACCTGGCGGCCAAGAAGCCGATGCGATTGTGGACACGATCCGTCAGGCTGCGGAAGCAGGCGTAGATGTGATTGCCGTGACAGACGATGCCTACTTTGGTCTGTTCTTCGAGGATTCCATTCACGAATCGTTGTTTGGCAAATTGGCAAACATTCATCCACGCGTGCTCACTGTAAAAGTGGACGGTGCAACGAAGGAAGAGTTCGTATGGGGCTTCCGCGTTGGTTTCATCACTTATGCACATGAAAATGCTGCGGTTCTGCATGCGCTGGAACAAAAAACACTTGGCATTATCCGGGCAACCATCTCCAGTGGTCCGCATCCATCACAGACATTTGTCCTGGATGCACTGAAAGCACCGGAGTTTGAAGCACAGAAACAGGAGAAGTTTGAGATCATGAAAGGCCGTGCGAACAAGGTGAAAGCCATTCTCGATAGCGGCAAATACGGCGAGGTCTGGGATTACTATCCATTCAACTCCGGTTACTTCATGTGTCTGAAGCTAAAAGACGTTGATGCAGAAACACTTCGTTCCCACTTGCTGCACAAGTACGGTGTAGGTACCATTGCACTGGGTGAAGCTGATCTGCGCATCGCCTTCTCCTGTATTGAAGAGTCCGGACTGGAAGATCTGTTTGATACCATCTACCGTGGCATCACCGATCTGAAGCAAGACTGA
- a CDS encoding LysR family transcriptional regulator, which translates to MNISQLETLITISKTMSFRKAGELLNLTQPAVSAQIKSLEDEFNTVLVDRNQPVTLTDRGQVFLEHAERMLDIVDELKQKLSDLDETPQGHIVLGTTTSIAIQILPRVLSYFQDQFPLIKTSIQSLPSSQIYTQVENGLIDVGIGYLTERNPNLNTSVLYYDTFELVVSPAHPLAKQKHAAVDVLRSTPLIMLSPDTVGRRFTEGIFKKHGIEPNIVMELSSSEEVKRMVEINLGAAVISKQSVAHELRQGTLRMIPLSELEVSHPVGVIYKSSRYLNSAMHQFLSDLKGMPETQFISSE; encoded by the coding sequence ATGAATATCAGCCAACTGGAGACGCTGATTACGATCTCAAAAACGATGAGTTTCCGCAAAGCGGGAGAACTTCTGAACCTAACCCAGCCTGCCGTCTCGGCCCAGATTAAAAGTCTGGAGGATGAATTCAACACCGTTCTTGTAGATCGCAACCAACCTGTTACTTTAACCGATCGCGGACAAGTGTTTTTGGAGCATGCCGAGCGCATGCTAGATATCGTAGACGAACTGAAGCAGAAGCTGTCCGATCTCGATGAAACGCCTCAAGGCCATATCGTACTGGGCACGACAACCTCCATTGCGATTCAGATTCTCCCCCGGGTGCTATCCTACTTCCAGGATCAGTTCCCATTGATCAAAACCAGTATTCAGTCCCTGCCTTCCTCACAGATCTACACGCAGGTCGAAAATGGGTTGATTGACGTTGGTATCGGGTATCTCACCGAGCGCAATCCCAATCTGAACACCTCTGTTCTGTATTACGACACGTTCGAACTTGTTGTGTCTCCTGCTCATCCCCTTGCGAAGCAGAAGCATGCCGCGGTGGATGTGCTGCGCAGCACCCCTCTGATTATGCTGTCGCCAGATACGGTCGGCAGACGGTTTACGGAAGGCATTTTCAAAAAACATGGCATTGAGCCCAATATTGTGATGGAATTGTCGAGCAGTGAGGAAGTCAAACGGATGGTCGAGATCAACCTCGGAGCGGCCGTGATATCCAAGCAATCCGTCGCACATGAACTGCGTCAGGGCACACTTCGGATGATTCCGCTAAGTGAACTTGAGGTCAGTCATCCTGTAGGCGTCATTTACAAATCCAGTCGTTATCTGAATTCGGCCATGCATCAATTCCTGAGTGACCTGAAAGGCATGCCGGAAACCCAATTTATCAGTTCAGAATGA
- a CDS encoding PLP-dependent aminotransferase family protein, protein MELWLPLDSYEHQHRYKYTALYHALRDAIHAGTLVEGARLPSTRELASQYDMSRGSVAQVYDMLLADGYVEAHRGRGTFVKGTYRTETQGEQEAVIQLSPWGERVSRLDTQKRTESVSVPDRHIIDFHVHRMPAGHFPTSEWKSALAAVHRSDWREQSGAAGDPELREAIASHLRWTRGIQADASQIVLFSGSMQGITLLAQLLIPEGAQVILENPGYQGIAHAVNASGGRAVPAAVDSQGIIPEDWNAQTLFVTPTRQFPTGAVLGLDRRKTLLAWASKRNAVIIEDDYDSEFRWGGRPIEPLKVLDREQRVIYVGSFSQTMIASFRLGYAVLPSSLVQPLLAAKALYEPVPPALLEQRALAKFMSRGGYLRHLRRLTRLYGERHAFFVQEMVHQLPEAFTMQPGDAGLHIYATWNGSPDSFLKFKTIAKEEGVLFRDAERYQLIPGPPAVCFGFAHLEKEEITEGIRRLRLAWEKSTFSFR, encoded by the coding sequence ATGGAACTATGGCTGCCCTTGGATTCCTATGAACACCAGCATCGTTATAAATACACGGCACTATATCATGCCTTGCGCGATGCTATTCATGCCGGAACACTCGTGGAGGGGGCACGTCTTCCTTCCACGCGAGAACTCGCGAGCCAATATGACATGTCGCGCGGCTCTGTGGCACAGGTCTATGACATGCTGCTCGCGGATGGTTACGTAGAGGCACATCGGGGCAGAGGTACGTTCGTTAAAGGTACATATAGGACAGAGACACAGGGGGAACAGGAAGCCGTCATTCAGCTTTCTCCATGGGGAGAACGCGTGAGCAGACTGGATACCCAAAAAAGAACGGAATCTGTCTCTGTGCCAGATCGGCATATCATTGATTTTCATGTCCATCGCATGCCGGCAGGCCACTTCCCCACATCGGAATGGAAAAGTGCACTCGCCGCCGTACACCGAAGCGATTGGCGGGAGCAAAGCGGTGCAGCAGGAGACCCTGAACTGCGTGAGGCCATCGCTTCACATCTGAGATGGACACGGGGGATTCAGGCGGATGCATCCCAGATTGTCCTGTTCAGTGGTTCGATGCAAGGCATTACATTGCTGGCACAGCTGCTGATCCCGGAAGGGGCGCAGGTCATATTGGAAAATCCGGGGTACCAGGGAATCGCGCATGCGGTGAACGCCTCTGGGGGCAGAGCTGTCCCGGCAGCTGTAGATTCACAGGGCATCATTCCTGAAGATTGGAACGCCCAGACGCTGTTCGTTACCCCAACCCGGCAGTTCCCGACTGGGGCGGTGTTAGGACTGGATAGACGAAAAACGCTGCTAGCCTGGGCCTCAAAGCGTAACGCCGTCATCATTGAAGATGACTACGACAGTGAATTTCGCTGGGGAGGCAGACCGATTGAACCGCTTAAAGTATTGGATCGCGAGCAGCGGGTGATCTATGTCGGATCATTCTCACAGACCATGATTGCTTCCTTCCGGCTGGGCTATGCGGTCCTGCCATCAAGCCTGGTGCAGCCACTCCTTGCAGCGAAAGCCCTGTATGAGCCGGTACCCCCTGCGTTATTGGAACAGCGAGCCTTGGCCAAATTCATGAGCAGAGGTGGATATCTGCGGCATTTGAGACGGTTAACCCGGTTATATGGGGAACGGCATGCTTTTTTTGTCCAGGAGATGGTACATCAGTTACCAGAGGCTTTCACCATGCAGCCAGGAGATGCAGGACTTCACATCTACGCGACCTGGAATGGCAGTCCGGACAGCTTTCTGAAATTCAAAACGATAGCAAAGGAAGAAGGTGTGTTATTTCGGGATGCCGAGCGTTATCAACTGATCCCTGGTCCTCCTGCTGTTTGTTTTGGCTTTGCGCACCTGGAGAAAGAGGAGATCACGGAAGGCATCAGAAGACTGCGCCTGGCTTGGGAGAAGAGTACATTTTCGTTTCGCTGA
- a CDS encoding SDR family NAD(P)-dependent oxidoreductase, translating into MLKDQIVFITGASSGIGALCAQMLIEEGAIPILAARSRDKLEQIGASLKGPHELLTLDVTNDEQVQTAFNMMQEKYGRIDILLNNAGYGKFAAMTEMTVQEFEDMMDVNYMGIVRCTKAMLPHMLERGKGQIVNVASMAGKIGTAKSASYTATKHAVLGFSNALRQELRKTGVTVTTINPGPIDTPFFHRADPSGNYVNNVRWMMLKPEEVAGHMIRAMKKRKEEVNLPRLASAGIWLYQLFPRLADRLSHGVMNQK; encoded by the coding sequence ATGCTGAAAGATCAGATTGTATTCATCACAGGTGCGTCGAGCGGAATTGGTGCGCTCTGTGCACAGATGCTGATTGAAGAAGGAGCTATTCCCATTCTTGCTGCTCGATCTCGGGACAAGCTTGAACAGATTGGTGCTTCATTAAAAGGACCGCATGAGCTGCTTACGCTGGATGTAACCAATGATGAGCAGGTACAGACAGCGTTTAACATGATGCAGGAAAAGTATGGACGAATCGATATTTTGCTGAACAATGCAGGTTACGGAAAGTTTGCCGCAATGACGGAAATGACGGTGCAGGAATTCGAAGATATGATGGACGTCAATTACATGGGAATTGTTCGCTGTACGAAGGCAATGCTGCCGCACATGCTGGAACGTGGCAAGGGACAGATCGTGAATGTGGCCTCCATGGCTGGCAAAATTGGGACTGCAAAATCGGCATCCTATACAGCAACCAAACATGCCGTACTTGGATTCAGCAATGCTTTGCGTCAGGAGCTGCGCAAGACCGGAGTGACGGTTACGACCATTAATCCGGGTCCCATTGATACGCCGTTTTTTCATCGTGCAGATCCATCCGGTAATTACGTTAACAACGTGCGCTGGATGATGCTCAAACCGGAAGAGGTTGCAGGGCATATGATTCGGGCGATGAAGAAACGCAAGGAAGAAGTGAATCTGCCAAGACTCGCTTCGGCTGGCATATGGCTGTATCAGCTGTTTCCGCGTCTCGCTGACCGGCTGTCGCATGGGGTCATGAACCAGAAGTAG
- a CDS encoding pyridoxamine 5'-phosphate oxidase family protein: MRRKEFTVDEEKEITTFLDQCSFGFLGTVSPDGQPRVTPLNFVYMDGCFYFHGSLAGEKMKQIKHDSSVSFTVAEEFSLIPSYFSDPELACPATSFFKSVMASGQAEPVQNLDIKGKVLQRFMEKLQPQGGYVPIDAADSRYKGNLKAVAVVRIVPDHLSAKFKFGQNLSTERFEHISGQLEQRNEGRDAETAEMMRKYCPFHQQ, encoded by the coding sequence ATGAGACGTAAGGAATTTACAGTGGATGAAGAGAAAGAAATTACAACATTTCTGGATCAGTGCTCCTTCGGATTTCTGGGAACCGTCAGTCCGGATGGACAACCACGGGTAACACCGCTCAATTTCGTATATATGGACGGATGCTTTTATTTCCATGGCAGTCTTGCCGGAGAGAAAATGAAACAGATCAAGCATGATTCCTCGGTCAGCTTTACGGTGGCTGAAGAGTTTTCCCTGATCCCCTCCTATTTCAGTGATCCCGAACTCGCTTGTCCCGCAACCTCCTTTTTCAAAAGTGTCATGGCATCCGGGCAGGCAGAGCCTGTTCAGAATCTGGACATCAAGGGCAAAGTGCTGCAGCGCTTCATGGAGAAGCTGCAGCCGCAGGGTGGATATGTTCCCATTGATGCTGCCGATTCCCGGTATAAGGGTAATCTCAAAGCGGTTGCTGTCGTTCGGATTGTACCGGATCACCTCAGTGCCAAATTCAAATTTGGTCAGAATCTTTCCACCGAGCGATTCGAGCATATTAGCGGGCAGCTGGAACAGCGCAATGAAGGAAGAGATGCCGAAACAGCCGAAATGATGCGGAAATATTGTCCTTTTCATCAGCAATAA
- a CDS encoding histidinol-phosphatase, whose translation MKFDLHTHHFRCGHADGNIREYIEAGIQAGLQAIGISDHTPYFASKEEQAFPRIAMAKSELRHYVEEVLALKEEYAGKIDVLLGIESDYFPLHAELYRSTLGQYPFDYIIGSVHHTEDVSIFNKTRWKGLSEARKIEVKERYYSLISQSARSGMFQILGHIDAMKGNYPAFSEIVADHAIDETLQVIAEAGVAIEINTSGKTKLSGGWYPSDAILERANHYGVKVTFGSDAHKPSRVADDLEDVQTRLKEIGFTEWVYFKQKQMQIVPL comes from the coding sequence ATGAAATTCGATCTTCATACGCATCATTTCCGCTGTGGTCATGCGGATGGCAACATTCGGGAATACATCGAAGCTGGCATTCAGGCCGGTCTTCAGGCCATTGGAATCTCCGATCACACGCCCTATTTCGCCAGTAAAGAAGAGCAAGCATTCCCCCGCATTGCGATGGCCAAGTCCGAATTGCGCCATTATGTGGAAGAGGTGCTTGCACTGAAGGAGGAATACGCTGGGAAAATTGATGTGCTGCTTGGCATTGAATCCGATTATTTCCCTCTCCATGCCGAGTTGTATCGCAGTACGCTGGGACAGTATCCTTTTGACTATATTATTGGTTCGGTCCATCACACGGAGGATGTCAGCATTTTCAATAAAACCCGGTGGAAGGGACTCAGTGAGGCTCGGAAAATTGAAGTGAAGGAACGTTACTACTCATTGATTTCACAGTCTGCCCGGAGTGGCATGTTCCAGATTCTTGGACACATTGATGCCATGAAAGGCAATTACCCTGCATTCTCCGAGATAGTGGCTGATCATGCTATTGATGAAACCCTGCAGGTTATTGCGGAGGCGGGCGTGGCTATTGAGATCAACACCTCCGGCAAAACAAAGCTAAGCGGCGGATGGTATCCCTCTGATGCCATTTTGGAGAGAGCGAATCATTACGGCGTAAAAGTCACCTTCGGATCCGATGCGCACAAGCCTTCTCGCGTAGCGGACGACTTGGAAGACGTTCAGACTCGCCTGAAAGAGATCGGCTTTACGGAATGGGTTTATTTTAAACAGAAACAGATGCAGATTGTTCCCTTGTAA